A stretch of Candidatus Eremiobacteraceae bacterium DNA encodes these proteins:
- the sat gene encoding sulfate adenylyltransferase translates to MPDPKPALVAPHGGTLVNRVADADAAGKGLAAARSMPRVELSDRSICDVICIATGAYSPLEGFMGSADYRSVVDDMRLRSGLIWSMPIVLPVRGADVKAGSTAALVDETGDVIATIAIDEVFEGDPAREAEKVYRTSDKEHPGVAAVLEAGPRYVAGKITLLKMPAPQFPAETMTPAQTRAKFQELGWRTIVAFQTRNPVHRAHEYLQKVALEIVDGLLLHPLVGKTKGDDVPADVRMRCYHVLLEKYYPLGRTVLSVFPAAMRYAGPREAVLHATARKNYGCSHFIVGRDHAGVGSYYGTFDAQQIFDGIESELGVTILRFEHSFWCNVCEGMATTKTCPHDKAHHVALSGTKVRDMLRAGERPPQEFSRPEVADVLISAMSTTVS, encoded by the coding sequence CGCTGCGGCGCGGTCGATGCCGCGCGTCGAGCTGAGCGATCGATCGATCTGCGACGTCATCTGCATCGCGACCGGTGCGTACTCACCGCTTGAAGGCTTCATGGGATCGGCCGACTATCGCAGCGTCGTCGACGACATGCGACTGCGAAGCGGTCTTATCTGGTCGATGCCGATCGTTCTGCCGGTCAGGGGAGCGGACGTCAAAGCCGGCTCGACCGCGGCGCTCGTCGATGAGACCGGCGACGTCATCGCGACGATCGCGATCGACGAGGTCTTCGAGGGCGATCCGGCGCGCGAAGCCGAGAAGGTCTATCGGACGAGCGACAAAGAGCATCCGGGCGTCGCTGCTGTGCTCGAGGCTGGTCCTCGATATGTCGCGGGCAAGATCACGCTGCTCAAGATGCCTGCGCCGCAGTTCCCGGCGGAGACGATGACGCCCGCGCAGACGCGCGCGAAATTCCAAGAGCTCGGCTGGCGCACGATCGTCGCCTTTCAGACGCGCAACCCGGTGCATCGCGCGCACGAGTATCTGCAGAAGGTCGCGCTCGAGATCGTCGACGGCTTGCTCCTTCACCCGCTCGTCGGCAAGACGAAGGGCGACGACGTTCCCGCGGACGTCCGCATGCGCTGCTATCACGTGCTGCTCGAGAAATATTATCCGCTCGGACGGACGGTGCTTTCAGTTTTCCCGGCAGCGATGCGCTACGCCGGGCCGCGCGAAGCGGTGCTCCACGCGACGGCGCGCAAGAACTACGGTTGCTCGCACTTCATCGTCGGCCGCGATCACGCGGGCGTCGGCTCGTATTACGGCACTTTCGACGCACAGCAGATCTTCGACGGCATCGAGAGCGAACTCGGGGTTACGATCCTCCGCTTCGAGCACTCGTTCTGGTGCAACGTCTGCGAGGGGATGGCGACGACGAAGACATGCCCGCACGACAAGGCGCACCACGTCGCGCTGTCGGGCACGAAGGTCCGCGACATGCTTCGCGCCGGCGAGCGTCCTCCGCAAGAGTTCTCGCGGCCCGAGGTTGCGGACGTCCTGATCTCCGCGATGTCGACGACCGTCTCGTAA